CCTAATGGAAGTCTCTCGTTGTTAGAACCGCGAATGTGAAAGGTTTCCTCATTGTCGGCGTGGATTACGTTTCCGTGTAGCGGTCGACTCGAGATGAGAATCGAAATGGGAAACTGGGTTATACCGGGGGTTGTCAAGAAGCTGACGAACTTCAGGATTACGCCCCGCGACGTAATTTAACTTCGTCGTGGAAATTTCATTTTCAGCCGCGGGAAAAACGTCCATTGTTTTGGAACGTATCACTGTCACCAATTCCGGGCTATTTTTTCGCGACACGCGATAATAGAATTCCGCTCTGCGGATTCCAGTCGCATTTCGCTCGCTTCTGCGACCAGGGAAAAATTTGCAAACGGAAATTTTTATTCTTTAGACATTCCGTGACACGCGCACCATCGATGGTACCCGCTgagatatttatttaattcgCTGAAAacttatattttgtaacaaattTATGTCTGTAGAATATATTTCCAGTAAAAGAATGTGATATACCACAGGACACTTATGCTGAATGATGATGTAATGAAATATCGTgtgaaaatatataaaataacaatttttagtCGAAACATGAAATTGAAAATCGCTTAATTGAAAAATCGAGTGAAAACAGCTTAGCACAGAACGCGTTAAATTATCATCTTTGAAAAAGTATTACTTAGACATTGTATTTTCGTCCATCAAAAAGTTGCTTCGAACTACATTTTTGTACGAAGAAGCATTTCGTGTAAAGTGAAAGAAAAGATAACAGCAAGATAATAAACGAGAACAGAAATCGAAAAAATGGTGTATGTACAGATGTGTGCTTACCTGACGATGTGTTTGTGCCTCTCGACCCAGTATTTAATGGCGCTCCGGACCAGCATCTCCTGTTTCTTCGTCAGACCATTAGGACCGACACCACCGTTGAAGGTCATTCCAGCAGTTGGTCGAAAGGTGGCTGTGAAATCTGTTCTATTGTTGTATATTCCACGGAGATCCATGTCCAACATGTTCTCGCCTGGTGGCGGAGGCgttggcggtggcggtggctcGTTTTCCCTCACGTGCTCCGCGCTACCAGCCTGGAGAACAAATTGCCAATCGAAGATACGATCGAGACGTGTTTCGAGACGCGTTTCCACGATTTTATCAGTGTTTACGATCGTCTTCCTTTTAACCACATCGTGCAAATCTATCGTTCGTATCTCAGTGTCATTTGATGACACGCGAGTAACGATTTCTTTCGCTTCTAACAAAATTTAATCAGTGTGTACGATCGTCTTCCTTTTAACCACATCGCGCAAATCTATCGTTCGTATCTCAGCGTCATTTGATGACAGGCGAGTAACGATATCTTTCGTTTCTAACAAAATTTATAGAATTTATTTTCCGACACTCGTTGACAACAGTCGTTTctgatttttattttttctatttGCTTAATTGGATAATAGTCAGTGGGATTTACCTTGAACAAATCTCCGCTGTTGGGTACAACAGTGTCCAACGTGGCGCTGAATTCCATCAACGGCTTCATAATGTTCTTCAGATGCTGAATTTGCTCGCACGCGAACAAAAGCCACGAGCAGAACAGCACGTCCAGGAGATTCGCGTCCGCCATGCAGAATATCAGCCAGTAGAATTGGAATATAAGCGTGAAAACGTGCGCCATCCCGTGGCTTGGGTCGTATGGGTACCAGGAACGCACCATCAGCCTTGGTATCTAAATCGAAGCCACGTTCGCGATCAAAATTACCACATAAATATCCATCGTATCGCGCATTTAATATTATCTAAATACATCTAAATAACAACACGAACAACTAGTTAACTCTAAGCTTACTTATTTTCACGAATCATATTTCGTTTGCTCAAAGAAACAACTCACTTTGATcgagaaaataattatttaaaaattagaTATGCAAATTTCATTGGCAATTTTCCGTCAGCCTTGCAATTACCTCGACGAGTGTCGTCTCGTTGGTCTCAGGATCGACGACCTTCTTCACAGAGTCACCGATGAACGTCAGAGTGGTCCAAGAAATGGCGGACAGCACCGTGGTCCCCATCACGGCTAACAACAGTATTCTCATCTTCTTCACGGCTATTTGATGGTAACGAGCGTTGCTCTCAGCGAACAGAGGATGACTGTTCGGATTATTCCAGATGCCGAGCGTTCTGTAGAACAGTTTGCTCCTGACCGCGAAGTAAATGAGCTTGACCACGCTGTGCGTGAAGAACAGCATCGTGATCGTGTTCGCAGTCAGATCGTCCACGTCGTCGCTCTCCAGCATCAGGTTTATGCCGCAGAACGCGAACTGCATCAGCATCAGGATCAAATGGACCTGAGGATCGAGGAGGTTTAATTAGCATTCCTCTTGTTTCGTTCATTCTCGAGCTGCTGGAAAAACTTACACGTCGAATACACTGATCAAACTTTAGATTTCTGtgttttaatattaatttattctCGAGTTTGGCAAATTTTCTCGCCTCTACTTACGACACAGTAGATTTTATGCAGGTGCTTCGTTCCACTGTCGCTGTAATAATTGAACATGAAGTGCCCGCTGGCTTTCATCAGCCGTATATTGGGCATCAAGTCTGCGACTAGCCCCTGTTGCTTGAACTTCATCATCTGTagtgaataaaataaaagaagagcaCATAGCTCGTCACTATTTTATCGATAATTGTATATTAAAATACAGTCTTGATCAAAGAATCCGTCAAGAAGGCTACTTTTcgataattattattttgtattGGCGATTTGGAGGAAAAGGAGAAAATATTACGAGAAATATCATTTTAGGAATAAAAAAACCTAAAAGGTTGTGGAAAGTATTTACTATTATAATAGTAATTGCCAATTACATTGTCTTTCTTCAACCTGAACGTTCTGTAATAGATTTATGTAAATATTCGTTATTGTAAACTATTAAGTGAAAGTCAAAGCAGGGACTCTAAGCTTTCAACATGGTCGTTTGCTGCCTAAATAATGCATATTCGTTCAAACTTTCTCGACCATTCTGGCGAACTTAACATAATTATACGTGTTACGTACAAAAAGTGTGGAAGTTCTCGATCAATTTAAATACAAAGCAGTGAATATTGCTATTACAAATACTTGTCATCAAATGCgtgcaattttcagttattttagtAACAAGTTAATGATTGAACCCAGGAAG
The window above is part of the Xylocopa sonorina isolate GNS202 chromosome 3, iyXylSono1_principal, whole genome shotgun sequence genome. Proteins encoded here:
- the Orco gene encoding odorant receptor co-receptor isoform X2, translating into MLFFTHSVVKLIYFAVRSKLFYRTLGIWNNPNSHPLFAESNARYHQIAVKKMRILLLAVMGTTVLSAISWTTLTFIGDSVKKVVDPETNETTLVEIPRLMVRSWYPYDPSHGMAHVFTLIFQFYWLIFCMADANLLDVLFCSWLLFACEQIQHLKNIMKPLMEFSATLDTVVPNSGDLFKAGSAEHVRENEPPPPPTPPPPGENMLDMDLRGIYNNRTDFTATFRPTAGMTFNGGVGPNGLTKKQEMLVRSAIKYWVERHKHIVRLVTAVGDAYGVALLLHMLTTTITLTLLAYQATKSSSVMEAAYSCHWYDGSEEAKTFVQIVCQQCQKAMSISGAKFFTVSLDLFASVLGAMVTYFMVLVQLK
- the Orco gene encoding odorant receptor co-receptor isoform X1, giving the protein MLFFTHSVVKLIYFAVRSKLFYRTLGIWNNPNSHPLFAESNARYHQIAVKKMRILLLAVMGTTVLSAISWTTLTFIGDSVKKVVDPETNETTLVEIPRLMVRSWYPYDPSHGMAHVFTLIFQFYWLIFCMADANLLDVLFCSWLLFACEQIQHLKNIMKPLMEFSATLDTVVPNSGDLFKAGSAEHVRENEPPPPPTPPPPGENMLDMDLRGIYNNRTDFTATFRPTAGMTFNGGVGPNGLTKKQEMLVRSAIKYWVERHKHIVRLVTAVGDAYGVALLLHMLTTTITLTLLAYQATKVHAVDTYAASVIGYLLYSLGQVFMLCIFGNRLIEESSSVMEAAYSCHWYDGSEEAKTFVQIVCQQCQKAMSISGAKFFTVSLDLFASVLGAMVTYFMVLVQLK